The following are encoded together in the Methylobacterium radiotolerans JCM 2831 genome:
- a CDS encoding ATP-binding protein, which translates to MLGPGDQAGRRIDAVLPALPALTTGAELASARGTWPDGGDYFTGASRGRPSIDQPTLPWTVLVRQPVEVAKAISDPIINRLMLGGVAFTLLFALLGWSAAERLAHPLRALAKAASGIDTSTGDARLPKPRGYREIAELTDALTSLLARLGERDQALALANVDLERRVSDRTAELADACDRAEAAQARAEAGERAKSDFLATMSHEVRTPLNAIVGFGDLLRDDPTLTPSQQRCVDQMRVGCEVLTTVVNDILDYARIEADGVALEAAPFSPRALVEETVALVAGTAERKGLDLRWDSDAGTDQPLIGDKTRLRQVLLNLVNNAVKFTQRGSVTVALTQTPSPDGVALRVAVRDTGIGIPVDAQARLFTRFAQADSSTTRRFGGTGLGLAIAKGLIETMGGTMGLDSRDGAGSTFWFDVVLPRAATDAPALERSILAAPPHAAAADGAQRAHLLLVEDGAINREIAQMVLEAMGYRVSVACNGQEAVALVRAQAYDLVLMDVEMPVMDGIAATRSIRGLDGALGAVPIIAMTAHVLPEQVRALRAAGADDHVGKPFDRAHLRAVIERNLAGAAGRSRPAA; encoded by the coding sequence ATCCTCGGCCCCGGCGATCAGGCCGGCCGGCGCATCGACGCCGTCCTGCCCGCTCTGCCGGCGCTGACGACCGGCGCCGAACTCGCGAGCGCGCGCGGAACGTGGCCCGACGGTGGTGACTACTTCACCGGCGCGAGCCGCGGCCGCCCCTCGATCGATCAGCCGACTCTGCCCTGGACGGTCCTGGTGCGGCAGCCCGTCGAGGTGGCGAAGGCGATCTCCGATCCGATCATCAACCGGCTGATGCTCGGCGGGGTGGCCTTCACGCTCCTGTTCGCGCTGCTGGGCTGGTCGGCGGCGGAGCGCCTCGCCCATCCGCTTCGCGCGCTGGCCAAGGCGGCCAGCGGCATCGACACGTCCACCGGCGATGCCCGCCTGCCGAAGCCGCGCGGCTACCGGGAGATCGCCGAGCTGACGGACGCGCTGACCTCGCTGCTGGCGCGCCTGGGTGAACGCGACCAAGCCCTGGCACTCGCCAATGTCGATCTCGAGCGTCGCGTGTCCGACCGGACCGCGGAACTCGCCGATGCCTGCGACCGGGCCGAAGCGGCACAGGCGCGTGCCGAGGCCGGTGAGCGGGCCAAGAGCGACTTCCTGGCCACGATGAGCCACGAGGTTCGCACCCCGCTGAACGCCATCGTGGGCTTCGGTGACCTGCTCCGCGACGACCCCACCCTGACCCCGAGCCAGCAGCGCTGCGTCGACCAGATGCGGGTCGGATGCGAGGTCCTGACGACGGTGGTCAACGACATCCTCGACTACGCGCGCATCGAGGCGGATGGCGTCGCGCTGGAGGCTGCGCCGTTCTCGCCGCGCGCGCTCGTGGAGGAGACCGTGGCCCTCGTCGCCGGAACCGCCGAGCGCAAGGGCCTCGACCTGCGCTGGGACAGCGACGCGGGCACGGATCAGCCCCTCATCGGGGACAAGACGCGGCTGAGGCAGGTGCTGCTGAACCTCGTCAACAACGCGGTCAAGTTCACGCAGCGCGGCTCCGTGACGGTCGCGCTCACGCAGACGCCGAGCCCGGATGGCGTCGCTCTGCGGGTCGCCGTCCGCGACACCGGGATCGGGATCCCGGTCGACGCGCAGGCGCGGCTCTTCACCCGCTTCGCCCAGGCCGACAGCTCCACGACCCGGCGCTTCGGCGGTACGGGACTGGGGCTCGCGATCGCCAAGGGCCTGATCGAGACGATGGGCGGCACCATGGGGCTGGACAGCCGCGACGGCGCGGGCTCGACCTTCTGGTTCGACGTGGTCCTCCCGCGCGCGGCGACGGACGCCCCGGCGCTCGAACGGTCGATCCTGGCGGCTCCGCCGCACGCGGCCGCGGCGGACGGGGCGCAGCGCGCGCACCTGCTCCTCGTCGAGGACGGGGCGATCAACCGCGAGATCGCCCAGATGGTTCTGGAGGCGATGGGGTATCGCGTCTCCGTCGCCTGCAACGGCCAGGAGGCCGTGGCCCTGGTCCGGGCGCAGGCCTACGATCTCGTGCTGATGGACGTTGAGATGCCGGTCATGGACGGCATCGCGGCGACGCGCTCGATCCGCGGCCTCGACGGTGCGCTCGGCGCGGTGCCGATCATCGCGATGACGGCCCATGTCCTGCCCGAGCAGGTCCGGGCGCTCCGGGCGGCCGGTGCCGATGACCACGTCGGCAAGCCCTTCGACCGCGCCCATCTGCGCGCCGTCATCGAGCGCAACCTCGCGGGGGCGGCCGGCCGGTCGCGACCGGCGGCATGA
- a CDS encoding chemotaxis protein CheA gives MTALDPAEIFRAEAAELLACLETTLLDLGDRPEDRTLIDTAFRALHTIKGSGAMFGFEQVAAFTHDFETAFDRVRRGEVPVGRDLVNVSLSAKDFIRGLIEEPEASAPIIGEAILAELEQLLGAAGADAAQAAADTAADAAADTAAASAAPPAEAGWRIGIAFAPDVLRNGTNPLALLDELRDLGACTVVPRLEALPELPGLDPESLALGWDVTLRGPVSRAAVEDVFLFVRDEMVLTLEPAGPALPDAAPPEPVPAQARAPAPPAPAPVAAEPAPPAAPAAAAAPAAAATPAVAAPPVAAAAPADARAPARRAEDRPASSVRVEAERLDELMDRVGELVIAQARLGQLAGLHADPGLKTVAEEIERLSARLRDTTMSIRMVAIGALFGRFRRLVHDLARDLGKPVEFVTGGEETELDKTVIERLADPLVHLIRNAIDHGIEAPARRAAAAKPATGRITLTAEHVGAQVLVSVRDDGAGLDAARIRAKAEERGLCAPGAVLSDQQIYQFLFAPGFSTAPTISALSGRGVGMDVVKKTIESLRGTIDITTEPGGGTCVALRLPLTLAIIEGLLIRVGAGRYVIPLAAVEECVALPAGERGGRGRDFLNIRGALVPFLRLRDLFGAPGEPEEHQKVIVVSAGEARVGLVADQIIGNHQTVIKSLSKLHADVATFSGATILGDGTAALIVDVGRLVGGGERAHESPRESPRAYQEVA, from the coding sequence ATGACTGCCCTGGATCCCGCGGAGATCTTCCGCGCCGAGGCCGCCGAGCTGCTCGCCTGCCTGGAGACGACCCTGCTCGACCTCGGCGACCGGCCCGAGGACCGGACCCTGATCGACACCGCCTTCCGCGCCCTGCACACCATCAAGGGCTCGGGCGCCATGTTCGGCTTCGAGCAGGTCGCCGCCTTCACCCACGACTTCGAGACCGCCTTCGACCGCGTCCGCCGCGGCGAGGTCCCGGTCGGCCGCGACCTCGTCAACGTCTCCCTCTCGGCCAAGGACTTCATCCGCGGCCTCATCGAGGAGCCCGAGGCCAGCGCGCCCATCATCGGCGAGGCCATCCTGGCCGAGCTCGAGCAGCTCCTCGGCGCCGCGGGCGCCGACGCAGCCCAGGCCGCTGCCGATACCGCTGCCGATGCCGCCGCCGATACCGCCGCCGCTTCCGCCGCCCCGCCCGCCGAGGCCGGCTGGCGGATCGGCATCGCCTTCGCCCCGGACGTCCTGCGCAACGGCACCAACCCGCTCGCCCTCCTCGACGAGCTGCGCGACCTCGGCGCCTGCACGGTCGTGCCGCGGCTCGAGGCCCTGCCCGAGCTCCCCGGCCTCGATCCCGAGAGCCTCGCCCTCGGCTGGGACGTCACGCTGCGCGGGCCCGTCAGCCGCGCGGCGGTCGAGGACGTGTTCCTGTTCGTGCGCGACGAGATGGTCCTGACCCTGGAGCCGGCCGGCCCGGCGTTGCCGGACGCCGCCCCGCCCGAGCCGGTGCCGGCCCAGGCGCGCGCCCCCGCTCCGCCCGCCCCCGCTCCGGTCGCGGCGGAGCCGGCACCACCGGCCGCGCCCGCTGCCGCTGCCGCGCCCGCTGCCGCTGCCACCCCGGCCGTCGCCGCCCCGCCCGTCGCCGCTGCCGCGCCGGCCGATGCCCGGGCGCCGGCGCGGCGGGCCGAGGACCGGCCGGCCAGCAGCGTGCGGGTCGAGGCCGAGCGGCTCGACGAGCTGATGGACCGGGTCGGCGAACTCGTCATCGCCCAGGCCCGCCTCGGCCAGCTCGCCGGCCTGCACGCCGATCCCGGCCTCAAGACCGTCGCGGAGGAGATCGAGCGCCTCTCGGCGCGCCTGCGCGACACCACGATGAGCATCCGCATGGTCGCCATCGGCGCCCTGTTCGGCCGCTTCCGCCGCCTCGTCCACGACCTCGCGCGCGACCTCGGCAAGCCGGTCGAGTTCGTCACCGGCGGCGAGGAGACCGAGCTCGACAAGACCGTGATCGAGCGCCTGGCCGACCCGCTCGTCCACCTGATCCGCAACGCCATCGACCACGGCATCGAGGCGCCCGCGCGCCGCGCGGCCGCCGCCAAGCCCGCCACGGGCCGGATCACGCTCACCGCCGAGCATGTCGGCGCCCAGGTGCTGGTGAGCGTGCGCGACGACGGCGCCGGGCTCGACGCGGCGCGCATCCGCGCCAAGGCCGAGGAGCGGGGCCTGTGCGCGCCCGGCGCGGTGCTGAGCGACCAGCAGATCTACCAGTTCCTGTTCGCGCCGGGCTTCTCGACCGCGCCGACGATCTCGGCGCTGTCGGGGCGCGGGGTCGGCATGGACGTGGTCAAGAAGACGATCGAGAGCCTGCGCGGCACGATCGACATCACCACCGAGCCGGGGGGCGGGACCTGCGTGGCGCTGCGCCTGCCGCTGACCCTGGCGATCATCGAGGGGCTGCTGATCCGGGTCGGCGCGGGACGCTACGTGATCCCGCTGGCGGCGGTGGAGGAGTGCGTCGCGCTGCCCGCGGGCGAGCGCGGCGGGCGCGGGCGGGACTTCCTGAACATCCGCGGCGCGCTGGTGCCGTTCCTGCGGCTGCGCGACCTGTTCGGGGCGCCGGGCGAGCCGGAGGAGCACCAGAAGGTGATCGTGGTGTCGGCGGGCGAGGCGCGGGTCGGCCTGGTGGCGGACCAGATCATCGGCAACCACCAGACGGTGATCAAGTCGCTGTCGAAGCTGCACGCGGACGTGGCGACGTTCTCGGGGGCGACGATCCTGGGCGACGGCACGGCCGCGCTGATCGTCGATGTCGGCCGGCTCGTGGGCGGCGGCGAGCGGGCGCACGAGAGCCCGCGCGAGAGCCCGCGCGCCTACCAGGAGGTGGCGTGA
- a CDS encoding SDR family NAD(P)-dependent oxidoreductase, translating to MSSAVVFGASGGIGQALVAALAETGTYARIFALSRSQASQPESVQSLSVDITDEASIAAAAEAVGAAGPVGLVLVASGLLHGAGIAPEKAIRALDPAAMTAVFAVNTVGPALVAKHFIPLMPRAGHGVFAALSARVGSIGDNRLGGWYAYRASKAALNQILRTLAVETARTHPELIVVGLHPGTVRTALSRPFRPDAGTPGVFAPDECAARLLQVVSGLQAEDSGHTLAWDGQRIPP from the coding sequence ATGAGCAGTGCAGTCGTCTTCGGAGCTTCGGGCGGGATCGGTCAGGCGCTCGTCGCAGCTCTCGCGGAGACCGGAACGTACGCGCGCATCTTCGCCCTCTCGCGGTCGCAGGCGTCCCAGCCCGAATCCGTGCAGTCCCTGTCCGTCGACATCACGGACGAGGCCTCGATCGCGGCGGCGGCCGAGGCTGTCGGCGCCGCGGGACCGGTCGGGCTGGTCCTCGTCGCCAGCGGTCTGCTGCACGGGGCGGGCATCGCACCGGAGAAGGCGATCCGCGCGCTCGATCCGGCCGCGATGACCGCGGTGTTCGCCGTCAACACCGTCGGTCCCGCCCTCGTGGCCAAGCACTTCATCCCGCTGATGCCGCGCGCCGGGCACGGCGTTTTCGCCGCGCTCTCGGCGCGCGTCGGATCGATCGGCGACAATCGCCTGGGCGGATGGTACGCCTACAGGGCCTCGAAGGCGGCGCTCAACCAGATCCTCCGCACGCTCGCCGTCGAGACGGCGCGCACCCATCCGGAGCTGATCGTCGTCGGTCTCCATCCCGGAACCGTGCGGACGGCACTGTCCCGGCCGTTCCGCCCGGATGCCGGGACGCCCGGCGTCTTCGCGCCGGACGAGTGTGCGGCCCGGCTGCTGCAGGTGGTGTCCGGGCTGCAGGCCGAAGATTCCGGTCACACCCTGGCGTGGGACGGGCAGCGGATCCCGCCGTGA
- a CDS encoding DUF6894 family protein, whose protein sequence is MVERYHFRLRGPSEVIEDEEGVLASSIEVAVAEATQLIAEMHARGELPDPDERWCVEIHTADGVVLRSLQLY, encoded by the coding sequence ATGGTAGAACGGTACCATTTCCGCCTGAGGGGACCGAGCGAGGTCATCGAGGACGAGGAGGGCGTGCTGGCAAGCTCGATCGAGGTCGCCGTGGCCGAGGCGACGCAGCTGATCGCCGAGATGCACGCGCGGGGCGAATTGCCCGATCCTGACGAACGCTGGTGCGTGGAGATCCACACCGCCGACGGCGTCGTGCTCCGCTCCCTTCAGCTGTACTGA
- a CDS encoding chemotaxis protein CheW yields the protein MSGGVTSGVTSGVTRGVTRGSPGSGPQAGAQPGARVGGPAGQRGGRQVVMFRIGTESFALEAGMVREIIDPIPATRVAGARAHVDRIVNVRGNVVPLADIRGRFGMPAAADSPDTRFLVLEVAVAGDPVVVALVADKVFAVTEVDPAACEAVPPVGTTWRPEYIRAIVKAGDDFIIVPDLEQILN from the coding sequence ATGAGCGGCGGCGTGACGAGTGGCGTGACGAGTGGCGTGACGCGCGGCGTGACGCGCGGGTCTCCCGGGTCCGGGCCGCAGGCGGGCGCGCAGCCTGGCGCGCGGGTGGGCGGTCCGGCGGGTCAGCGGGGCGGCCGGCAGGTGGTGATGTTCCGGATCGGCACGGAGAGCTTCGCGCTGGAGGCCGGGATGGTGCGCGAGATCATCGACCCGATCCCGGCGACCCGGGTGGCGGGGGCGCGGGCGCATGTCGACCGGATCGTGAACGTGCGCGGCAACGTCGTGCCGCTGGCCGACATCCGCGGGCGGTTCGGGATGCCGGCGGCGGCCGACAGCCCGGACACGCGCTTCCTGGTCCTGGAGGTGGCGGTGGCGGGCGATCCGGTGGTGGTCGCGCTGGTGGCCGACAAGGTGTTCGCGGTCACCGAGGTCGACCCGGCCGCCTGCGAGGCGGTGCCGCCGGTCGGGACGACGTGGCGGCCCGAGTACATCCGCGCGATCGTCAAGGCGGGCGACGACTTCATCATCGTCCCCGACCTCGAGCAGATCCTCAACTGA
- a CDS encoding methyl-accepting chemotaxis protein, whose amino-acid sequence MRFTIKAKLGIAFGVILLLLGGAGYLAVSSLSSSNDRMQAFAARPFTQVQRVLRFEAMSFDAARMFARSMLEPTNAAREKLFADFRAHDAKFQALFKDYQDLVPADERARVQPLRDDWSKLSEAVTKGMEFAVQNGNNTANALATGEQLAAFTAVMAKIDDIKARPDLSTEDRSQINVIELKMVRLRGEIYREIVITDDALLAKIAGEFKQTLTVLERDLAKFTEMSRGTGFADGTSALNAAVKAWTPSAEKVFALGLANTDAKALQYYVGPFTDARKAVVEDVAKLRAYEESVANGFVQSTQAAFESTRTIMIAVVTGAVVLGLAMALWIAISISRGLSKAVSAAQSVAAGDLTRDVAVTGRDEVSDLLQAIQAMNVKLREVVGQVVNAASNVSAGSQELSASAEQLSQGSTEQAASTEEASASMEEMAANVKQNAENASQTETIARQSAQDAEASGVAVGRAVEAMQTIAQKITIVQEIARQTDLLALNAAVEAARAGEHGRGFAVVASEVRKLAERSQAAAAEIGTLSADTVKAAQQAGDMLGRLVPDIKKTAGLVEEITAACREQDVGSGQINQAIQQLDKVTQQNASASEQVSATSEELATQAEKLQATIAYFRLAEASAPGAPLAGVPLAGVDQAVMRLRATAARMGTASAGPASGASSAAIRSPSPKRAGGRGPAAGGGFALDMGAGDAQDAAFTRVA is encoded by the coding sequence ATGCGTTTCACAATCAAGGCCAAGCTCGGGATCGCCTTCGGGGTGATCCTGCTGCTCCTGGGCGGCGCCGGCTACCTCGCCGTGTCGAGCCTGAGCAGCTCCAACGACCGGATGCAGGCCTTCGCGGCTCGCCCGTTCACTCAGGTCCAGCGCGTCCTGCGCTTCGAGGCCATGTCGTTCGATGCCGCCCGCATGTTCGCGCGGTCGATGCTGGAGCCGACCAACGCGGCCCGCGAGAAGCTGTTCGCCGATTTCCGGGCGCACGACGCGAAATTCCAGGCTCTGTTCAAGGACTACCAGGATCTCGTCCCGGCGGACGAGCGTGCCCGTGTCCAGCCCCTGCGTGACGACTGGTCGAAGCTCAGCGAGGCGGTGACCAAGGGCATGGAGTTCGCGGTCCAGAACGGCAACAACACCGCCAACGCGCTCGCCACCGGCGAGCAGCTGGCCGCGTTCACCGCGGTCATGGCCAAGATCGACGACATCAAGGCGCGCCCCGACCTCTCGACCGAGGACCGCAGCCAGATCAACGTCATCGAACTGAAGATGGTTCGTCTGCGCGGCGAGATCTACCGGGAGATCGTGATCACCGACGACGCCCTCCTCGCGAAGATCGCCGGCGAGTTCAAGCAAACCCTGACGGTCCTGGAGCGCGATCTCGCCAAGTTCACCGAGATGTCGCGCGGAACGGGCTTTGCCGATGGGACCAGCGCGCTCAACGCCGCGGTGAAGGCCTGGACCCCGTCGGCCGAGAAGGTCTTCGCCCTCGGACTGGCGAACACGGACGCCAAGGCGCTCCAGTATTACGTCGGCCCGTTCACGGACGCCCGGAAGGCCGTGGTCGAGGACGTGGCCAAGCTGCGCGCCTACGAGGAGAGCGTGGCGAACGGCTTCGTGCAGAGCACGCAGGCAGCCTTCGAGTCGACCCGCACGATCATGATCGCCGTCGTGACCGGCGCCGTCGTGCTCGGTCTCGCCATGGCGCTCTGGATCGCGATCAGCATCTCTCGCGGCCTGTCGAAGGCGGTCTCCGCCGCTCAGAGCGTCGCCGCCGGCGACCTGACCCGGGACGTGGCCGTGACCGGTCGCGACGAGGTGTCCGATCTCCTGCAGGCGATCCAGGCGATGAACGTGAAGCTGCGCGAGGTGGTCGGCCAGGTGGTCAACGCGGCGAGCAACGTGTCTGCGGGGTCCCAGGAGCTGTCGGCGTCGGCCGAGCAGCTGTCGCAGGGCTCGACCGAGCAGGCGGCCTCGACCGAGGAAGCCTCGGCGTCGATGGAGGAGATGGCCGCCAACGTGAAGCAGAACGCCGAGAACGCCAGCCAGACCGAGACGATCGCCCGGCAATCGGCCCAGGACGCCGAGGCCAGCGGCGTCGCCGTCGGCCGGGCCGTGGAGGCCATGCAGACCATCGCCCAGAAGATCACCATCGTGCAGGAGATCGCCCGCCAGACCGACCTGCTGGCCCTCAACGCCGCCGTCGAGGCCGCCCGGGCCGGCGAGCACGGGCGCGGCTTCGCGGTGGTGGCCAGCGAGGTGCGCAAGCTCGCCGAGCGCAGCCAGGCGGCCGCGGCCGAGATCGGCACGCTCTCGGCCGACACCGTCAAGGCCGCCCAGCAGGCCGGCGACATGCTGGGCCGGCTCGTGCCCGACATCAAGAAGACCGCCGGCCTGGTCGAGGAGATCACCGCCGCCTGCCGGGAGCAGGATGTCGGCTCGGGCCAGATCAACCAGGCGATCCAGCAGCTCGACAAGGTCACCCAGCAGAACGCCAGCGCCTCCGAGCAGGTCTCGGCCACCTCCGAGGAGCTGGCCACCCAGGCCGAGAAGCTGCAGGCGACGATCGCCTACTTCCGCCTCGCCGAGGCGTCCGCGCCGGGCGCGCCCCTGGCGGGTGTCCCCCTGGCCGGCGTCGATCAGGCGGTGATGCGCCTGCGCGCGACCGCGGCGCGGATGGGCACGGCCTCGGCGGGCCCGGCCTCGGGCGCTTCCTCGGCGGCGATCCGCTCGCCGAGCCCGAAGCGGGCGGGCGGGCGCGGCCCGGCCGCGGGCGGCGGCTTCGCCCTCGACATGGGCGCGGGCGACGCGCAGGACGCCGCCTTCACCCGCGTCGCCTGA
- a CDS encoding response regulator has protein sequence MSGPRPIAVLAEDEEFSRRVAADMLTTLGFEVLEAEHAHGALQHLEAYDGAVLLYTDINMPGAMDGCDLAHAVRARWPETRIIVCSGCDPREATLLPEEAHFIAKPCGEKRVRQALKALHLH, from the coding sequence ATGTCAGGACCTCGCCCCATCGCCGTCCTCGCCGAGGACGAAGAGTTCAGCCGCCGCGTCGCAGCCGACATGCTGACGACGCTGGGATTCGAGGTGCTGGAGGCGGAACATGCCCACGGCGCGCTCCAGCATCTGGAGGCTTACGACGGGGCCGTCCTGCTCTACACCGACATCAACATGCCCGGCGCCATGGACGGCTGCGATCTGGCGCACGCCGTCCGGGCACGCTGGCCGGAGACCCGCATCATCGTCTGCTCGGGCTGCGATCCGCGCGAGGCGACGCTGCTGCCCGAGGAGGCCCATTTCATCGCCAAGCCCTGCGGGGAGAAACGGGTGCGGCAGGCGCTCAAGGCCCTGCACCTGCACTGA
- a CDS encoding UDP-glucuronic acid decarboxylase family protein, whose translation MSDRILITGGGGFIGSHLSERLLEQGHEVLCVDNFFTGRKSNIAHLFDNPRFELVRHDVTHPLFVEVDRIYNLACPASPIHYQFDPVQTTKTSVMGAINMLGLAKRLRVPILQASTSEVYGDPLVHPQPEGYWGNVNPLGPRSCYDEGKRCAETLFFDYHRQHRVPIKVVRIFNTYGPRMHPSDGRVVSNFVVQALRGAPITVFGEGHQTRSFCYVDDLVLGLQAMMATGAAITGPVNLGNADEFTIRQLADLVVDLSGSRSKLVHAPLPVDDPRQRRPDIALAEQLLDWRPTVPLREGLMKTIAYFERLLASEQIRPA comes from the coding sequence ATGAGCGACCGGATCCTGATCACCGGCGGCGGCGGCTTCATCGGCTCGCACCTCAGCGAGCGCCTGCTGGAGCAGGGCCACGAGGTCCTCTGCGTCGACAATTTCTTCACGGGCAGGAAGAGCAACATCGCTCACCTGTTCGACAACCCGCGCTTCGAGCTCGTACGGCACGATGTCACGCATCCGCTCTTCGTCGAAGTGGACCGGATCTACAATCTCGCCTGCCCGGCCTCCCCGATCCATTACCAGTTCGATCCTGTCCAGACGACCAAGACCAGCGTGATGGGGGCCATCAACATGCTGGGGCTGGCGAAGCGGCTCCGCGTGCCGATCCTCCAGGCCTCGACCTCGGAGGTCTACGGGGATCCGCTCGTGCACCCGCAGCCCGAGGGGTACTGGGGCAACGTCAATCCGCTCGGGCCCCGCTCCTGCTACGACGAGGGCAAGCGCTGCGCCGAGACCCTGTTCTTCGACTATCACAGGCAGCATCGCGTCCCGATCAAGGTCGTGCGGATCTTCAACACCTACGGCCCGCGCATGCATCCCAGCGACGGGCGGGTCGTCTCCAACTTCGTCGTTCAGGCCCTGCGCGGCGCGCCGATCACGGTCTTCGGCGAAGGGCATCAAACCCGTTCGTTCTGCTACGTCGACGACCTGGTCCTGGGCCTCCAGGCGATGATGGCCACCGGGGCGGCGATCACCGGTCCCGTCAATCTGGGGAATGCGGACGAGTTCACCATCCGACAGCTGGCCGACCTCGTCGTCGACTTGTCAGGCTCGCGCTCGAAGCTCGTTCACGCCCCGCTCCCGGTGGACGATCCGCGACAGCGGCGGCCCGACATCGCCCTGGCCGAGCAGCTCCTCGACTGGCGCCCGACGGTGCCGCTGCGGGAAGGGCTCATGAAAACCATCGCCTACTTCGAGAGGTTGCTGGCCTCGGAGCAGATCCGGCCGGCATGA
- a CDS encoding cache domain-containing protein, with protein sequence MRLRTLLALVFAAGALLLTAAATTLVSQFVAARVQIRAEAHIAELAEHLRQIIDANIAERLGDMAVLSAVARTNATRPEAQRAWVDALRESFPAYAWIGFADRSGTVVASTGGMLEGESVAARPWFQRGIEAPAVIDVHDAKLLARRLPALPYGEPWRFIDVAMPLRDASGDRIGVVGGHRQGSEARAERRGAHPRRRRHRHPRPRRSGRPAHRRRPARSAGADDRRRTRERARNVARRW encoded by the coding sequence ATGCGGCTGCGCACCCTCCTCGCCCTCGTCTTCGCCGCCGGAGCGCTGCTCCTGACGGCCGCCGCCACGACCCTGGTCTCGCAATTCGTCGCCGCGCGCGTGCAGATCCGCGCCGAGGCGCACATCGCCGAACTCGCGGAGCATCTGCGCCAGATCATCGACGCCAACATCGCCGAGCGGCTCGGCGACATGGCCGTGCTGTCGGCGGTCGCCCGGACGAACGCCACGAGGCCCGAAGCGCAGCGCGCGTGGGTCGATGCCCTGCGCGAGAGTTTCCCCGCCTATGCCTGGATCGGTTTCGCGGACCGGTCCGGCACCGTCGTGGCCAGTACCGGCGGCATGCTGGAGGGGGAGAGCGTGGCCGCGCGCCCGTGGTTCCAGAGGGGCATCGAGGCCCCGGCCGTCATCGACGTCCACGACGCGAAGCTCCTCGCGAGACGCCTGCCGGCGCTCCCCTACGGGGAGCCCTGGCGCTTCATCGACGTCGCGATGCCGCTCCGCGACGCGTCCGGAGACCGGATCGGCGTGGTCGGCGGCCATCGCCAAGGCTCTGAGGCGCGAGCCGAGCGTCGAGGTGCTCATCCTCGCCGGCGACGGCACCGTCATCCTCGGCCCCGGCGATCAGGCCGGCCGGCGCATCGACGCCGTCCTGCCCGCTCTGCCGGCGCTGACGACCGGCGCCGAACTCGCGAGCGCGCGCGGAACGTGGCCCGACGGTGGTGA
- a CDS encoding chemotaxis protein CheW produces MSSVWQYLTLGLGAETFGIDVEHVHEILDYRVPAALPQAPAFLLGMIDVRGQSYPVVDLRTKLGLPPVARTPATRIILLNVPVPGRALRVGFVADRVIEVTELDSAEMEAAPEVGGRWNARYIAGIGRRGEAFVVVFDLVALMDGDGPALAAPSQAAPSQAA; encoded by the coding sequence ATGTCCAGTGTGTGGCAGTACCTGACCCTCGGCCTCGGGGCCGAGACCTTCGGGATCGACGTCGAGCACGTCCACGAGATCCTCGATTACCGGGTGCCGGCGGCGCTGCCGCAGGCGCCGGCCTTCCTGCTGGGGATGATCGACGTGCGCGGGCAGAGCTACCCGGTGGTCGACCTGCGGACCAAGCTCGGCCTGCCGCCGGTCGCGCGCACGCCGGCGACGCGGATCATCCTGCTCAACGTCCCGGTGCCGGGCCGGGCGCTGCGGGTCGGGTTCGTGGCCGACCGGGTGATCGAGGTGACGGAACTCGACAGCGCCGAGATGGAGGCCGCGCCCGAGGTCGGCGGGCGCTGGAACGCGCGCTACATCGCGGGCATCGGCCGCCGGGGCGAGGCGTTCGTGGTCGTGTTCGACCTCGTCGCGCTCATGGACGGCGACGGCCCGGCGCTGGCCGCACCCTCGCAGGCCGCACCCTCGCAGGCCGCCTGA